The Aedes albopictus strain Foshan chromosome 1, AalbF5, whole genome shotgun sequence genomic interval ACACTTCCATCGCCGTGTAGTGACCCATCGACAGATTGATCATGAACTGGCACAGATTCCGAACCACTTTGACGTTCTTTGCCCTCCCCTCTAGATCCACCTCTAGCAGAACCCTCTTGTAAGCAGACGCCACACTGTTCCTCTTGTCCGCATCCGAGGACCAAACCAGATACAACATCTGCTGCATCCCGCACTCGGTTCCCTTGATCCCAAACAGATACGCCGAAGTGAAGAAATCAATCGCCTCGAACACGTCCGACTGCGACTTGGACATCAACATGTCCTGCAGCTTCGGAACCGCATCGGAAACGATCTCCGAGAACCgcatggaatccttcaggaagttTACCTCGTTTTCAATTTTCTGGAACTCGTCGTTCAGGTTTCCACCATGCCGGTTGTTGATGAAGTAGCTCTTCAACACGGCCAGGAAGTACACGCTCTGCTGTTCCACGTTCAACGTCTTACGCGTCTCGGTATTCCCAATAGCGTAGTCCACCTTGCACGCCAACTGGAGCAACTCCTTGTACCGCTGACCCTCGATGATGGACCCAATGTCTTTGACCAGCGATTCAACATCCGCATCGGTTCCGGTTATCTGCGTTGCTTCTTCCGAGGAGCTCTGCCGCGAGAGTTCCTCGGAGAACACCGGATACATTTGCACCGTCAGGTCCTCCCAGTCCTCTTCGGTTTTCTTCAGAGCCGTGTCCTGCTCGACCATCTTGTTGCGGATCTCTTGGAGCTTCTTGTCGGCTTCCTCGTACTGGGTACGTAACTCGGCTAACGAAAGCTGCAAGGAAAAGAAGTTACAATAAACGACCCCATAGCCAAGTTTTCCCATCCTTCGAACATACCTTAGCCGAGAACGGATTATGTTCTAGGAACGCCTTGATGAGCGCGATGGCATTTTTCCGTACCAGCAGCGCCTTGTCCTCCAGTCGCTCAACGGCCCTCTCCAGAACCTGATGCCGCCAGGTCAGCGGCACCGCATTATTCCGCTCGATGTGATGCCAAATCTGCAGCACTTTGGACCGCACGTGAGCCGAAACGTCCATCATGTGATTCcacaaatcctgcagaaactcatCCCGGGTCTCCTTCAGCTCGTCCGTCAGCTCTTCCGACGTCAGTTCTGTTACAATCGCTTCACCCATAATCTGCAGGACACAGTTCCGGACGACGTAAGCTTCCAACCCAAGCAGCTCATCGCTCAGCGTCGAGAGATGCGGAATGATCAGCTTTGGGGCCAGAGTACCCAACTCCAGCAGGAACTGACTGAAGTGACGAGCGACTTGGGCATCCGCTGCATCGGCCCCAAGGCGTTCAATGAGTTCCTTGATGAGCACCGGATAGATGGTCGCTATTCCGAATTCCTCGTAGAGAAGCATCACTCCGGCTGCAATCGGAGCTATGGAAGCCTCACATCGCTCCAGAATCTGCATCGTTCGAACCGGGAACGACAGGGCATGGTTGTACCGCTTGATCGCCGTACCCAGAATCTGGAACACGCTATCCACCAGTGCCCTGTTTTTCACGTACGACTGCTCCAACGTCCGGTAGCAGATGTCGCAAATCacactaaaaataaataaaaatgattaAGCATACTATTTAAATTCCTTCCACTCAAAAACTCACTCAACAAACGACTCCTCGCAAACCGGCGGATCCCACAACCGCTCCAGCGGCAGCTGGAACAAATTGTACAACTGCACCACGCACCGGTTCCGCTTGCTATCCCAATCCAACGCTTCCAGTTCGTCGTCCTTGTCCTTATTCTTCTTAGCGCCCCCCTTCTTCATCAACCCAGTCCCCTCCTTGGCCGCATTCACATGGGCATCAATCACCTTCACCAGCCCCCCAACCAAATACGTCAACATCTTCACCGCATTCAAAGCCGGCAGCCGCTCCTCCCTCGGCAAATCCGATTTCCCCAACACTTCGGCCAGTTTCTTCCCCAGCCGATCCACCGCAATGTACAGCAAATCGTACGCCCGCAGCAAATTGGTCCCCGACAGTTGCGCCCCATTATCGATCACCGAATAGAACGTATCGAAGTGGTCAAACACCCCGAACGGATCATTCATCCCGCCGCGGGCATTCTTGAGCGCGTCCGGAATCTCGCGCGAATCGAGCACTCGCCCCACACAGTAGTTGTTTTTGTCCGAGTTGAGCAGCTCGGTGTTCACCCGCGGTATCACAAATTGCCACTCCATCGCGTCGCGTCGCGTACACTTCCAATTTCACCCAAATTCAACACCACTTCACTTCCGGACACATCCGCGACGGTTTCGGGCACAAAAAATCCGCGGAATTAAACTAAAATCGACGAAAAATCGCACAAACGGACGAAGCGAAAAAAGTTGAAACAAACGATGGCAGAAAAGCAGCCGTTTTTCGGCTTGGGCTTGATGGCGTTACGCAACGTTACGCAAATGCACGGGTAAACGACGACGGGGGATTGCCCAGCTGACGGATGCCTTTCGGTACACGCTCGTTTGAAACTACTCAAAAATGAgtcgttttcgactcactttggtacaaagtggaacagctcaaaatAGAGTAATCATCAATTACTCACTTTTGAGTGACtatcgattttttcataatgaGAGTATCCTTCATTCACTTTTCTTATTTCAATAATTGCAAAAGTGAGTAGATGCTACtctctttaaaaatatttcatggGGCCGAATTTGATAATAAAATTAATTGTAAATCTGAATAATTATcaaagaaacaaacaaaaaaatcatttatttatcACTTATAAAAAAGAAAAATACATAATGAGTTTAACTTATTAATTTAAATTATAAATactttgttacgtttgtaaattagttgtgacgtatgtaaagtagttttaagaattttccatgaattggagaatgcaattcatagaaaattcttcgattgttgcatggagtgtgttacgtttgtaaatagttgttaacattttgtcagttaattttctgttttgtactgtgatttgttcatttgcccctaaattttaatgtgcatttgtagcgctccaaacatttcaggagcgaaccagcacaaaacacgcaagccgtcccctaacacggacatcaaattgtagacggtcttgtgttgttgcccaaatcaggatgcccccttaggattagaaattcctagaccaaaaacaagctatgaatgccgcaacagatgctgcgaactaaaagacgaactgccaaacaaaatacaattctaggatgactgatgggccaagaacaattgtgaaacctcgtcatcctgggttcggacttcgttatccatatggataactgggcacaattaatgttatctgttccatgtttgtgttttgtgcatttgtaatgttccattttgttttcgtatctaagttcccagacgtggggcctgatacggaaaataaaatgtgcatttataaggttccaatgcatTTTCTGTTACATttgcgcccaacgtggggcgggGCTttgcgcatttataaggttccaatgttttgttacattggcgcccaactaaaaaacccacgttcatgttatagtttattgtttctttgttgatccatctggtttagtttaggtaaacttagagtagatcaaatataagtgtccgcaacagtaaagatagataaaggctaagtgcttggttgatggaagttctttggccgttggttaatggcgttagatcataccctttgctaggattcgctggcgttattagatttaagttagcctggtggcaattagttaAAGGTTAGCCTGATGGTAATTggttttaagttagcctggtggcaattatctttagttagcctggtggcaattttattcgcggagttatctggtaagcgtttggcttacgtaatATGGTTAGTCTGGTGACAATTTCAGGCTGAGGTCTGCTCAGCACCAAacaaaatgatcatcgctgccatcaaccgaccacttgGAAGGATGATAAATAggagttttttagaatttttcaagaatcgcgatttcgattcttgaaaaattcttccgctgttgctggtgttgtgttacgtttgtaaattagttgtgacgtatgtaaagtagttttaagaattttccatgaattggagaatgcaattcatagaaaattcttcgattgttgcatggagtgtgttacgtttgtaaatagttgttaacattttgtcagttaattttctgttttgtactgtgatttgttcatttgcccctaaattttaatgtgcatttgtagcgctccaaacatttcaggagcgaaccagcacaaaacacgcaagccgtcccctaacacggacatcaaattgtagacggtcttgtgttgttgcccaaatcaggatgcccccttaggattagaaattcctagaccaaaaacaagctatgaatgccgcaacagatgctgcgaactaaaagacgaactgccaaacaaaatacaattctaggatgactgatgggccaagaacaattgtgaaacctcgtcatcctgggttcggacttcgttatccatatggataactgggcacaattaatgttatctgttccatgtttgtgttttgtgcatttgtaatgttccattttgttttcgtatctaagttcccagacgtggggcctgatacggaaaataaaatgtgcatttataaggttccaatgcatTTTCTGTTACAACTTAACAGTTGAATTCTAACAATTATGTATGTGGCTCTTTTTAGTTCAGGCCCAACCTGGATTCCCAAATGCTGTCCATACAAGTTTTCCAGTCAGTAAGTCTTTGGGCTTGTCCTTGGGGTCGTCTTGGAGAAAGGTGATCACCTAGTTATGTACAGTATTTTTCACACAACATCGGCGAAGGAATTTCCTCCGGCATGATCCAACATGATCCTGACATTAAACAAGTTCATGAAAAACAATTTGTATACAAATTAATAATTCTAACGTTTACCATTCAAAAACTTACCTTGATGTCTAAGAAAAGAATTCCACTTGAAATAAAACCAaaagttttattatttttatatatttttaatcGTTTTCGGCAAAAGATCATTTTCTGTGGCCGCGGACTTAGTGATTTCTTCACAAGTTTTTGACGGTTATGAATGAGTGCTTTTTTGAAGCCtttactcaaaagtgagtaaagCTTATTTTTGTTCCTGTGTGAGTAGAAATCTACTCTCTTTCATAAAATAAAGTTACTCACTTTTGACAGTTAGCTTGAAAGTATAGAAGTGAGTCGAAAACGACTCATTTTTGAGTAGTTTCAAACGAGCGTGTAGCAGTGTTGCCGTTGCCGATTTCGCTGAGCGTGAACTTcttttacacgcagaaaaatcaggccaaacatttcaataggtcctatctgcatttgagaggctctctttgttcacttctctttcagttattgcaatgtaatggtccacttttcaactatttttgcagtacaaatcaaaagacgattgttttgatcatcgttcaatgcaaggagacaatcataatacaaataaacagctgagatattaacgatattaacgaaagagagggaaaccaaagtgtTATAAATTAAGCGATATTTCGCAAATTAAATCAATCATGTTTGAAATCTCTCAAGTGATCTCGATCCCAGTACATTGACCCAGCTCGAAAGAAGCAAGGAAAACGAAAATCTCAAAAACAGATGTAACAAGGCCACCTAGCCAAAAATACATTGTAAAGGGACATTGACTGCAGCCAGTTTCTACGCACCACAAGAAGGGAACGCATGTTCCATACAGTACAGATCACTTGAGCGAGCTACCGAAGGCAAGCACGCATGGCCGTAGACGTGGAGGCGTGCAGGAGAAAAACCAATAAACACTTTATTTATGACCTATCGTTCGCCCGGCGGGATGCGCTTTGACATTGCATGTGCGCTGATAGCTCTCACGACGGGAAAAAGGGAAAAGTGACACCAACCGGTGCACTGTGAGGCTCGGATTTAGAAATGATGAAAagtcctaggggcgggacagatctaacgagagcaaatctgtgttcgaggtgttgctcagaattcctcacagttcctcagaatttctcccatttatgccaaagtgtgatctggcaccaatgtcaaactgcaaagtgtggcgtgtgctgaatgaaaattgcagttttagggatgtctttcaacaagtttcgtcgatcatcgacagaaagagttactcagaaattctcagagttgctctcgtttgcacagtgtcttgcccctaggaaaAGTCGTAAAATTCTCGGTGCTAAGGCACCGAGGGCAGGTTCTTCATGCGGCGGTACTGATGCGGTGGTGTTGGATCGTAGCTATAGGAGTGATTCCGGCATGATCCCCCTCGCACAAGAAAGCAGTACCCGGCTAATCAACAAAAACTATTGATAGTAGCGGGAACCAATGCCAGAAAAAACAGGGTAATAAAACCCGAAATTGAAATGCGCCTTGATCAAGGCCTTGATGCATACACATCGAGGCGGGGGATAGGTCTAtaatattttgtggaaaacaaataCGATTAAGAACAAGTACAGAAGTCATAAAATTTGGTTGTGCCTGCTTGCATTAGGTAGTGAGGGAAGGGGATATTAGTTTTAAGTTTGGAAACCAAAATTGTAAGGTTCTCTTTTCTTCTTAGCATTGTAAGTGGGCCCTAAGGCCCAAGATTCGGCTATAAAAGCGGATGGTCCCGCTTCAATAAAGCATTCTTTCATTGATCACGCAACAGTCGCGTACATTATTGAATCAAACCCGAACTCCTTAAGCAGTCGCCCAATTTTCCAAAGTCGGTGAGGCGAAGTTCTTTTGTAGTCACAACATATCGATTGGCTACAATCCTTCCGCGCCCCTTCGGAACCTAAGGTGACAAGTTCTTAGGCCAAAGACTTGTTTGAGGACAAGTCTTAAGTCGTAAGAACGATCCAGGAAAATAGCTTTCCTAGTGTCATTTACTGCACCTTTGTAAAAGTCAGTGAGGCGAAGTACTTTTGTGGTCACAACAAACCGCTTGGCCACAATCCTTCCGCACTCCTTTTACAAGGTAAAGTTTTCGATCCCTGAATTAGTGACTAGTCACATTCAGAGAGCACTTGGAACGCACATTTAAACCAAACCCCAACGAACTCACAAGTTCCACAAGGAACACCTTCGCACAAACCACACaatgagagcctctcttctgcagataggacctttagacatgtttggcctgaaatactttttttttgcaatgatcaatgcagtaacaaattttgaaaacgacgtataatcaatggtgtagcattgattatacgtcgttttcaaaatttgttactgaatggatcactaaaataactaaaacgaccgctatgaaatgaacagatagcgccaccgtagccttgtgtgtttgacgtaactcgactgctgtggcgcttttgttttgatgcggtgtgtagcggaaaagttggctttaatctaggggcaggacagatctaacgagagcaaatctgtgttcgaggtgttgctcagaattcctaacaattcctcagaatttctcccatttatgccaaagtgtgatctggcaccaatgtcaaactgcaaagtgtttcatgtgctgaatgaaaattgcagttttggggatgtctttcgacaaatttcgtcgatcattgctgaaaagagttactcagaaattctcagagttgctcccgtttgcacagtgtcttgcccctagattctgtgcaaacgagagcaactctgagaatttctgagtaactctttctgtcgatgatcgacgaaatttgttgaaagacatccccaaaactgcaattttcattcagcacacgcaacactttgcagtttgacattcgtgccagatcacactttggcataaatgggagaaattctgaggaactgtgaggaattctgagcaacacctcgaacacagatttgctctcgttagatctgtcctgcccctagatcTGGCACCTATAGGTGCCAgatctaggggcaggacagatctaacgagagcaaatctgtgttcgaggtgttgctcagaattcctcacagttcctcagaatttctcccatttatgccaaagtgtgatctggcacgaatgtcaaactgcaaagtgttgcgtgtgctgaatgaaaattgcagttttggggatgtctttcaacaaatttcgtcgatcattgctgaaaagagttactcagaaattctcagagttgctcccgtttgcacagtgtcttgcccctagggaagattcaaatattacgtccatcgtttttcgggatttctagaccccccctcccccctctgtcacgcacttttcctatacccaatacgcgtactgtcacacttttctagacccccccctcccccaaatgttggacgtaatttttgaacgttcccctagcgtccaccaatcagcgtttgcaaagttgtcaatattttggtttttatacacgcacaccaatgcaactacaccaaaaacgttcgttttttcagcgaaaagtgtagcacgaaacggtgtagcatcgccacaaaaacgaaaacgacattaaactcaatctagaaatattgttcgtgcagttgaaaatcggaatttttgacacgcgaaaatcgatttttctcctgaaccgtgtgtcggacgtacgtcgggcacagtgcgctggatagagggccaggtccgctgtccagcgcactacgtccgacgttaggttttacgtatgaattttgagataattcgattgtcgggtgtggggaaacttcgggtttcaaccgcgacgacaataaaaaAATCAGAGTTGCACCCGTTTTGTAGTAGTGTCCTGCCCTCGCCTCAAAATTTATATTTTCTTCCGGCGCACGCTGTAGTGTTTCCGAACCTGAACATTTTTGACAGTCCTCTTTCGGCGACGAATCGTTTTGGTTCTGATTCGCGAAAAAATGGAGTGCTGCTAGTAAACAACGCGATTTTCTAGACAGTTTTCTAGTGATTTTTAGTAATTTTAGCTTGAATTCGTCCGTATGATAGCGTAAAATATCCTTGAATAGCTCATCGATATGTTTAAAGTGGCTGTGCTTGCGGGGATGCGCCCTACCGGAGCGATTTACAGTGCGTTCGTTGTTGTGTTGGTACTGCTCCTGGGATCGGACAATGGTGAGTCAGCTTCGTCGGCTGGATGATTTCGGATTCTAATGTTTGGGATGATCTTTCAGTGCAATCCCAGCGGATCAAGGACAACATGTACACCCCGATCAGTGGGGCGCACTGCTTCCGGCGGCTGAACGGTACCCACGTTACCGGGTGCAGTTCCAAGTTGGGTGGATCCGTGGGCGTTCTGCACTTCATTCGCTCGGAGGCTGATATTGACTTCGTGGTGAGGAAGCATCCTGCGCCGCCGTATGCTCCGGTCCTGGCGCCACATCTGTTCACGCGCGAGAACATCCTGCGGTTACGGGATCAGGGTGGGAAGCATGTTTCGGCGGTGGTTCTGATCAACAATGCCACCGAGTTGCAGCAGTTCAGCCAGGAATCGAGGTGTCCCAATCAGTTCAGTGGATTTGCGAAGGGCGATGCGGGAACTTGCGATGTGGAGCGAGCGGAAGGCAGTTGGAATCCGTGGGGAACGGGGCTGCTGTTGGAGGATTTCCCGTTCCCGATCTATTATGTGGCGGATCCGGATGAGATCGACAAGTTGTACGATTGCTTCGAGAAATTTAACAACTTTGATTTGGAGAATCAGCACCAGCGGAGCCTCTGCAGTATCGAGGTGAACGCTTTCATGTCCGCGGCGGTTGACACTAGGGTTTGTCTGACGAGGTCGACGGTGTTTAACTCGTTGACGCCGGTCAAATTCTGCGATCCACTTCAAGGGAAGAACGTCTTTGCCACGCTGTTTCCTCGGGTGTTGGTGAAACCGGAGGAGCGGAAGGTGGACCCGAGCGAAAGGATCATTCTGGTATCGAGCCGGATTGACACGACCACGATGTTCGATGGAATCGGATTGGGTGCGATGGATTCCCTGGTTCCGTTCACGATTCTGGTTTCCGTGGCCCATTTTCTGGCGAAGGTTCTGCCGGAGCGGGTCAAGTCATCGGATCCCAATGTTCTTTTCATGTTCTTCAACGGAGAGTCGTACGACTACATCGGATCCCAGCGGTTTGTGTACGATCTGCAAAAAGGAGCCTTCCCAACCAAAGGTAGTCTCACCAATCCGATCTCCATGGAAAACATCGATGTGATGATAGATCTTGGCACGATGGACGATCTCAacaagttgagaattttcaaagcatCAGAGTTGGTTGTGGCGGACAAGATTGCAACAATGCTCGGAAGAATAAACTCCAAGTTTGCATTCAATGTCGAAGTAGACAAGGCCAACCCGAAGGAAGGTCTCCCTCCGATGTCATCCCATTCGTTCCTTCGGGAAAATGCGTCCTTCCCATCCGTAATGATCACATCGATCCCAGGGAACCACTACTACCATTCCATCTACGACGACACCGAGAATCTCAAATATTCCTACGGGAACCATTCGACGGAGAACGACTTTACCCAGCTGGAGGATCTTGGCCAGAAAAACGCTCTGTTCGCTGAGGACTCGATTCAACTTCGCTTGAGGAACGTTTCCTCCCTTCTGGGGATGGCTATCTACGAGCTGATCACCGGCGCCAAATACGACCCCCGTTTCGGAACCAACAGCGTCCTGATCGACGAGTTCCTGTACTGCTTCTTGCTTTCAGCCGACTGTCCTCTGTTCCACGCCGCCGCAAAGCCCGACTACCCCAAAGCATTCCCGGTGCCTCCGGTTCGCTACATCAGCGTCCATTCCACGCTTCCTTCGGAGGCGTCCGGCTGGACGCATCGAATCCTTGGCTTACTCGTCGGCCAGAAGGTCAACCAGTCCACCAAAGCCGACTGTCAAGCCCTGCATCTGCCCTACAACTGGTACGCCGGTTATTCCGGCCAGGGCGAGTGCCGCTGGACGACCCAGAATTTCACCCAAGCCCTGTCGCCGGCCTTCCTGGACGATGGGTACGACTTCAAGTCGCACCGTTACTCAACGTGGACCGAGTCCACCTGGCGGGAGTTCTCGGCGAGGATATTCTTGCGGCCGTCGGCCTCGCACGAAACCCTCACCCTGTCGATCGGGTTCG includes:
- the LOC109404021 gene encoding nicastrin — encoded protein: MFKVAVLAGMRPTGAIYSAFVVVLVLLLGSDNVQSQRIKDNMYTPISGAHCFRRLNGTHVTGCSSKLGGSVGVLHFIRSEADIDFVVRKHPAPPYAPVLAPHLFTRENILRLRDQGGKHVSAVVLINNATELQQFSQESRCPNQFSGFAKGDAGTCDVERAEGSWNPWGTGLLLEDFPFPIYYVADPDEIDKLYDCFEKFNNFDLENQHQRSLCSIEVNAFMSAAVDTRVCLTRSTVFNSLTPVKFCDPLQGKNVFATLFPRVLVKPEERKVDPSERIILVSSRIDTTTMFDGIGLGAMDSLVPFTILVSVAHFLAKVLPERVKSSDPNVLFMFFNGESYDYIGSQRFVYDLQKGAFPTKGSLTNPISMENIDVMIDLGTMDDLNKLRIFKASELVVADKIATMLGRINSKFAFNVEVDKANPKEGLPPMSSHSFLRENASFPSVMITSIPGNHYYHSIYDDTENLKYSYGNHSTENDFTQLEDLGQKNALFAEDSIQLRLRNVSSLLGMAIYELITGAKYDPRFGTNSVLIDEFLYCFLLSADCPLFHAAAKPDYPKAFPVPPVRYISVHSTLPSEASGWTHRILGLLVGQKVNQSTKADCQALHLPYNWYAGYSGQGECRWTTQNFTQALSPAFLDDGYDFKSHRYSTWTESTWREFSARIFLRPSASHETLTLSIGFVVLVISFVLVFLINSRSEVLFNQGAATIPIAPPTQC